A single window of Granulicella mallensis MP5ACTX8 DNA harbors:
- a CDS encoding metallophosphoesterase, giving the protein MSSESLSPEIFNRRRFLRQSFAFSAVAALSPMATFAMPSHHPAKPNAAHLLMLGDWGRETRDRAQQLVAQGMIEYTKKQALTPQALLMLGDNWYDALPDGVHSTRWQTGFEQMYPKSVFNCPAYAIPGNHDYQIMPESKLAAELEYARLGNTRWTMPSLWYRFGFPSKNPLITFIALDSNVFHENGKPEKNDYNFTLKPEQQAEQLAWLQAELEKPLTTPFLIVMAHHPIFSNGPHGDHKVLARDWDPLLRKHNVHVYLAGHDHDLQHLEFEGHPTSFFLSGGGGADLYTLREEEASRGPWAEKVHGFSHLEVTSNLLTLRHVDADGRVLHSFTKTPEGKITIAT; this is encoded by the coding sequence ATGTCCTCTGAGTCCCTCTCCCCGGAGATCTTCAATCGCCGCCGATTCCTTCGGCAAAGCTTTGCCTTCAGTGCTGTTGCTGCCCTCAGCCCGATGGCCACTTTTGCCATGCCTTCCCATCATCCGGCAAAACCGAACGCCGCTCATCTGCTGATGCTGGGCGATTGGGGCCGGGAGACAAGAGACCGCGCACAACAGCTTGTAGCTCAAGGCATGATCGAGTACACCAAAAAGCAGGCCCTTACTCCTCAGGCTCTACTCATGCTCGGTGATAACTGGTACGACGCACTGCCGGATGGCGTTCACTCAACACGTTGGCAGACCGGCTTTGAGCAGATGTACCCGAAATCCGTATTCAATTGTCCCGCTTACGCTATCCCCGGAAATCACGATTATCAGATCATGCCGGAGAGCAAACTCGCGGCTGAACTTGAATATGCCCGTCTTGGAAATACCCGCTGGACGATGCCGTCTCTCTGGTATCGTTTCGGATTCCCTTCGAAGAACCCTCTGATCACTTTCATTGCTTTAGATAGCAACGTCTTTCATGAGAACGGCAAGCCCGAGAAGAATGACTACAACTTTACGCTCAAGCCCGAGCAACAAGCGGAGCAGTTGGCGTGGCTCCAGGCCGAGTTGGAGAAGCCCCTGACAACACCTTTTCTTATCGTCATGGCGCATCATCCAATCTTCTCAAACGGTCCCCATGGAGATCACAAGGTTCTTGCTCGTGATTGGGACCCGCTGCTACGGAAACACAATGTTCATGTCTACCTTGCCGGTCACGATCATGACCTGCAACATCTCGAGTTCGAAGGCCATCCCACTTCCTTTTTTCTGTCGGGCGGGGGCGGCGCAGACCTCTATACCTTGAGAGAAGAAGAGGCATCGCGCGGCCCCTGGGCGGAGAAGGTACATGGGTTCAGCCATCTCGAGGTCACTTCGAATCTGCTTACACTTCGCCACGTTGATGCAGATGGGCGTGTTCTGCACTCTTTCACCAAAACACCAGAAGGTAAAATCACCATCGCGACCTAA
- a CDS encoding response regulator transcription factor: MNILVVEDNKRIGNILRQGLVEDGHQVVLSQRGDEGRDLLISAPFDVAVLDVMLPGLDGFSVLEQVRAGNCTVPVLMLTAKDTMPDIVHGLNLGADDYLTKPFQIQVFIARIRALGRRGPVLQTKKLITGDLELDTVNRSARRGSDDITLTKKEYAILELLMRRVNQVVTRNQLREVGWSYDAEVSDSSVDFYMHSLRSKIDIKGHDSLIRTVRSLGYSMVGPK, encoded by the coding sequence ATGAACATTCTTGTCGTCGAAGACAATAAACGAATCGGCAATATCCTTCGCCAGGGACTCGTTGAAGACGGGCATCAGGTTGTGCTTTCGCAGCGAGGGGATGAGGGGCGCGATCTCCTGATCAGCGCACCCTTCGATGTAGCGGTGCTCGATGTCATGCTGCCGGGCCTGGATGGATTTAGTGTTCTAGAGCAAGTGAGAGCCGGTAACTGCACGGTGCCCGTCCTTATGCTTACGGCAAAGGACACTATGCCGGATATCGTCCACGGACTCAACCTCGGCGCCGACGACTACCTCACGAAGCCCTTTCAGATACAAGTTTTCATCGCACGCATACGAGCGCTCGGGCGGCGTGGTCCCGTGCTTCAAACCAAGAAATTAATTACTGGAGACCTGGAGCTCGACACGGTTAATCGGAGTGCGCGTCGTGGAAGCGACGACATTACTCTGACTAAAAAGGAATATGCCATTCTAGAACTTCTCATGCGGCGGGTAAATCAGGTTGTCACCCGCAACCAATTAAGAGAGGTGGGCTGGTCCTACGACGCAGAGGTCAGCGATAGCAGCGTAGATTTCTACATGCACAGCCTACGGTCAAAGATCGACATCAAGGGCCACGACAGCCTCATACGGACCGTGCGGTCCCTCGGATACTCAATGGTTGGCCCAAAATGA
- a CDS encoding YncE family protein, with protein MKRMIAILTIVLSIGTSLHAAEYKVKTRYPIAGTEGWDYIAVDSAARRLYVSHSIRVNVLNADTGAAIGTIEDTPGVHGVAIASRFKHGFTSNGKEDKVSMFDTSTLAVIKKIEVGKGPDGIYCDEASQRIFTNNHGSHNITAIDGKSGAVVGTVEIGGNGEGAVTGKDGLVYVALEDKNEIAAFDPKTLEVKRHLPLENITAPTGLAVDVKNDRLFVGGHNKTMAIINVASGKQVASFPTGSGTDAAGFDALTRRIFISNGEGNLTVIQQHSADEYTPDESVVTQPSAKTMAFDKKTGQVFLSAATVTNIPATEPGKKPTKVIAEGSFCVLVVGK; from the coding sequence ATGAAACGGATGATTGCTATCCTCACGATCGTGTTATCTATTGGCACCTCTTTACATGCTGCCGAATACAAAGTAAAAACACGCTATCCAATCGCTGGTACAGAGGGCTGGGACTATATTGCTGTGGACAGTGCAGCTCGGCGGCTTTACGTCTCTCATAGCATCCGTGTCAATGTGCTCAATGCCGATACCGGTGCTGCGATTGGGACGATTGAAGACACCCCTGGGGTCCATGGAGTTGCCATAGCATCCCGCTTCAAACATGGCTTTACCAGCAATGGCAAGGAAGATAAAGTCTCGATGTTCGATACCTCGACACTCGCAGTCATTAAAAAGATCGAGGTTGGAAAGGGACCAGACGGAATCTACTGTGACGAAGCCTCGCAGAGGATCTTCACGAACAACCATGGATCCCATAACATCACCGCAATCGATGGAAAGTCTGGAGCTGTCGTAGGAACGGTGGAGATCGGTGGAAACGGTGAAGGTGCGGTGACCGGTAAGGATGGGCTGGTCTATGTGGCATTGGAAGACAAAAATGAGATTGCCGCCTTTGATCCGAAGACACTTGAAGTAAAGCGGCATCTGCCATTGGAAAACATTACAGCCCCTACTGGATTGGCTGTCGATGTGAAGAATGATCGTCTATTCGTGGGTGGTCATAATAAGACGATGGCGATCATCAACGTAGCAAGCGGAAAACAGGTAGCGAGTTTTCCGACTGGTTCCGGAACCGATGCGGCAGGATTTGATGCTCTGACGCGACGCATCTTCATCTCGAACGGGGAAGGAAACCTTACGGTGATCCAACAACACTCAGCCGATGAATATACCCCAGACGAATCGGTAGTGACTCAGCCCAGTGCTAAAACAATGGCCTTCGACAAAAAGACCGGACAGGTTTTTCTCTCGGCAGCCACTGTGACCAATATCCCCGCGACTGAACCCGGAAAGAAGCCGACCAAAGTGATTGCAGAAGGATCGTTCTGTGTTCTGGTCGTTGGAAAATAA
- a CDS encoding sensor histidine kinase produces MLYIIFALTSMICLGSFSYWYLNQKLASSRQHTMEAREKRVIEFVDTWPKKDTSLSLAEKLRQLSIGIASTDIIQVYELDGTPIYSSPGDATFKIPWPNKACLERCYGLLRQNGHAIRTLDHIVELDGHKVRLSLSGSIDEHFEILQAVRNSYLLFCPLLLLASMAGGFVLSNRALEPVSRMTTEARKIGIRDLERRLPVPDTGDELQVLAETWNELLGRIETAVERLTQFTGDLSHDLSTTITIMLTTAGLALSRERSNEEYRTALSTISVECEATSQLLDDLLAVARADMVHKNIEWKPVDISELVRQVCHHFEAKARLKGQLLTFNITEETWMLGDLSLLRRMVTILLDNATKYTPESGSILISLIKEHENIQLEVSDTGIGIPADALPKIFDRFYRVDESRSQDEGSSGLGLSIAKWVVEAHRSTISVDSTPGKGSTFTVFIPLVEPILATETSYLAASVG; encoded by the coding sequence ATGCTTTACATCATCTTCGCTTTGACCTCTATGATCTGCCTTGGGAGCTTCTCCTATTGGTATCTCAATCAAAAGCTTGCGAGTTCGCGTCAACACACGATGGAGGCTCGCGAAAAGCGAGTCATTGAGTTCGTCGACACCTGGCCAAAGAAAGATACCTCTTTAAGCCTGGCTGAAAAGCTTCGCCAATTGAGTATTGGGATTGCCAGCACAGACATCATCCAGGTTTATGAACTGGATGGAACGCCAATTTACTCCTCTCCCGGCGATGCCACCTTCAAGATCCCCTGGCCTAATAAGGCTTGCCTTGAAAGATGTTATGGTTTGCTCCGGCAAAACGGGCATGCCATCAGGACTCTGGACCATATCGTTGAACTCGACGGCCACAAAGTTCGTCTATCACTCTCCGGCAGCATCGATGAACACTTCGAAATTCTTCAAGCGGTTCGCAACTCTTACCTGCTCTTCTGTCCACTATTACTTCTGGCTTCGATGGCGGGCGGTTTTGTCCTGAGCAATCGTGCACTGGAGCCGGTAAGCCGCATGACGACAGAAGCTCGTAAGATTGGCATCCGAGATCTTGAGCGCCGCTTGCCAGTCCCGGATACAGGGGACGAGCTTCAAGTGCTGGCTGAAACCTGGAATGAGCTTCTAGGACGAATCGAAACCGCGGTGGAAAGACTCACCCAATTTACAGGCGATCTCTCTCACGATCTGAGTACAACGATTACGATCATGCTCACAACGGCCGGATTGGCTCTGAGCCGTGAGAGATCGAACGAAGAGTATCGCACAGCACTGAGCACCATCTCGGTGGAGTGCGAGGCCACTTCACAACTCCTTGACGACCTTCTCGCTGTTGCACGAGCAGACATGGTTCACAAGAATATCGAGTGGAAGCCTGTGGACATATCAGAGCTTGTTCGCCAGGTTTGTCACCACTTCGAGGCAAAGGCAAGGCTCAAGGGCCAATTGCTGACCTTCAACATCACAGAAGAGACGTGGATGCTGGGCGATCTCTCCCTGCTCAGACGCATGGTTACAATTCTTCTGGATAACGCGACCAAGTACACCCCGGAATCGGGGTCTATTCTAATTTCGCTGATCAAGGAACACGAAAACATTCAACTTGAGGTTAGCGACACCGGGATCGGTATTCCGGCCGATGCCCTACCGAAGATCTTCGACCGTTTTTATCGCGTGGATGAGTCCCGCAGCCAGGATGAAGGAAGTAGCGGCCTTGGACTGTCAATTGCTAAATGGGTGGTTGAGGCTCACCGCTCCACCATCAGCGTGGACTCTACCCCTGGAAAAGGCAGTACCTTTACAGTCTTTATACCGCTGGTAGAACCAATCCTTGCTACAGAAACTTCGTATCTTGCAGCTTCCGTGGGCTAA
- a CDS encoding YncE family protein: MPNKFKTTFQICTFLFPALLATSPFCAAQAHQPLTLVTTTSLPEISGDFDHFAVDLKRGRLISAAEEHHTLEIFDLKTGKHLQSIAGFKAPHSIAYVPEKDEFFITDGEDSSCIILAGADFHKVDRLPLAPGPDSALYDPTSKRFYIGNGGRDAKQKTSTITIISVITHKKLGEIPIDGDNIEAMAVDHAHNRMFVNIRDKKEIGVINLATNKTVTTWTAPGMNRNTPMRFDEVNQRIFVAGRTPGKFFVFNAQDGSLVTSLDSVDMADDMTWDAASHLIYVTGAKGISTFKQQSKDSYVSWSLMSTIGGKTSLYVPQLKQLYVAHPKSDTDQASLLIYRVNP, translated from the coding sequence ATGCCTAACAAGTTTAAGACGACATTCCAGATCTGCACGTTTCTCTTTCCGGCTCTTCTTGCCACCTCTCCTTTTTGCGCAGCACAAGCTCACCAGCCACTTACACTCGTGACGACTACTTCACTGCCTGAGATCAGTGGTGACTTTGATCATTTTGCTGTGGACCTGAAGCGAGGCCGCTTAATCTCTGCCGCCGAGGAACATCACACCCTCGAAATCTTCGATCTGAAGACCGGCAAGCACTTGCAGAGCATTGCAGGATTCAAGGCTCCTCATTCCATCGCCTACGTACCGGAAAAGGATGAATTCTTCATTACCGATGGCGAGGATTCCTCCTGCATTATCCTCGCTGGAGCGGATTTTCATAAAGTTGATCGCTTGCCGCTCGCTCCTGGACCGGATTCGGCTCTCTATGATCCGACGAGCAAGCGTTTTTATATCGGCAACGGCGGCCGCGATGCGAAGCAAAAGACTTCAACCATCACGATCATCTCCGTCATAACTCACAAGAAGCTTGGTGAGATTCCAATCGACGGAGACAACATCGAAGCCATGGCGGTGGATCACGCGCACAATCGTATGTTCGTAAATATTCGCGACAAAAAAGAGATCGGCGTTATCAACCTGGCCACCAATAAGACAGTGACGACCTGGACGGCCCCGGGGATGAATCGGAATACTCCCATGCGCTTCGATGAAGTCAACCAGAGAATCTTCGTGGCTGGCCGTACTCCAGGTAAGTTCTTCGTCTTCAATGCACAGGATGGGTCCCTCGTTACATCTCTGGACTCCGTGGATATGGCCGATGACATGACATGGGATGCAGCATCGCATCTTATCTATGTAACCGGAGCAAAAGGCATCAGCACCTTCAAGCAACAAAGCAAAGACAGCTATGTCTCATGGAGCCTGATGTCAACCATCGGAGGAAAGACTTCCCTCTATGTCCCGCAGTTGAAGCAGTTGTATGTTGCTCACCCTAAGAGCGACACGGATCAAGCAAGCCTTCTCATCTATCGAGTCAATCCCTAA
- a CDS encoding TonB-dependent receptor, with the protein MAVLLTKNSVDLLYCRDMLSSSSFFRCIGKLFLLFFLLSCSLAFGQSSVIGSVVDPVGAAVPGVEVRLQPIGKAVSNGHSVVSDAEGKFHLQRVNPGEYVVGIPGKYGFGDYHSQIRIETGKSFELKIELALDSVQQQVTVASTTNDLSMDSSENRDQVAVGAGMLEKVPVFDQNYVAALTPFLDQSGVGTSGVTLIVDGIEMKGTGVSASAIAEAHINNDPYSAETNRPGKGRIEIITKPGTPQIHGSFTFTFRDSVFDAKNYFALVKPFEQKRIYEGSITGPLGNDGKTTFLVSGTRQEDNLQAIVHAQTAAGVLSTNVPTPIHDTEFAARVAHEFSSTHRASLQYNVVDTIARNQGVGGLVLAQSGVNSETREDDVIFNDRLILSPTLINQLQLFFEKDYNPARSVLASQKIVVDGAFTGGGAQADLLNTENNLKINDIVSLNKGRHYVKFGVNIPNLSRRAWEDHTNQLGTFSFSNLADVADGTPYSFTQQQGPGRTTFWFNEIGSFVQDQVQLRPDLQVSLGLRYDWQTYFKSIHDFAPRLSFAYSMKKHKMVIRGGSGLFYDRSGAPAIADLKRYNDIIVRSYTLLNSAYPDPLPLNTPVSSIPTNLVQEAPNTHMPYTAHYSFGAERQLGRGLTLAVTYRGLLGVGLFRSRDVNAPLPPFYSVRPNLELGVVRQIEAEGRQVGNALDVTLNGNISRWFSGMAQYTFSRTNNNTGGIAWFPANQYDLTGEYSRADFDQRHRFNLLGTFNDDHWLNLGIGAKLYSGTPYTETSGIDIFNTGILNARPAGIKRNSLEAAGNLELDLRWSRDFVLPGGKKEKSPVFSFAVDGFNVTNHTNFTSYVGNIQSAFFEQPTAALPARRLQFSAHVKF; encoded by the coding sequence ATGGCAGTACTCCTCACGAAAAATTCAGTTGACCTACTTTACTGTCGAGACATGTTGTCTTCTTCGTCATTCTTCCGTTGTATTGGAAAGCTATTTCTTCTTTTTTTTCTATTATCGTGCAGCTTGGCCTTTGGCCAGAGTAGTGTGATAGGCAGCGTAGTAGACCCTGTTGGCGCTGCAGTACCAGGTGTTGAGGTTCGGCTGCAGCCGATAGGGAAGGCCGTTTCCAATGGACACTCTGTGGTATCGGATGCCGAAGGAAAGTTTCATCTGCAACGGGTTAATCCGGGAGAGTATGTAGTAGGGATTCCAGGGAAATATGGTTTCGGCGACTACCATTCGCAGATCCGCATCGAGACCGGCAAATCCTTCGAGCTCAAAATCGAACTAGCCTTAGATTCCGTTCAACAGCAGGTAACAGTCGCTTCGACAACAAACGATCTGTCTATGGACTCCTCTGAAAATCGAGACCAGGTTGCGGTGGGCGCAGGAATGCTGGAGAAGGTTCCCGTCTTTGACCAGAACTACGTCGCAGCGCTTACGCCGTTTCTTGATCAGTCCGGCGTTGGTACAAGTGGCGTGACCCTTATCGTCGATGGTATTGAGATGAAAGGTACGGGCGTCTCCGCCTCAGCTATTGCCGAGGCCCATATCAACAATGACCCTTACAGCGCAGAGACAAACCGGCCGGGCAAAGGCAGAATTGAGATCATTACAAAGCCTGGAACTCCACAGATCCATGGCAGCTTTACCTTTACCTTTCGCGATTCTGTCTTCGATGCGAAGAACTATTTCGCGCTTGTAAAACCCTTTGAGCAAAAACGGATCTATGAAGGCTCCATCACGGGGCCGTTAGGAAATGATGGTAAAACAACGTTTCTTGTCTCAGGGACGCGGCAGGAGGATAACCTCCAGGCGATCGTTCATGCCCAGACAGCAGCAGGAGTCCTGTCCACCAATGTGCCGACACCCATTCACGATACGGAGTTTGCGGCTCGCGTGGCCCATGAGTTCTCGTCTACGCACCGGGCATCGTTGCAGTACAACGTTGTCGATACGATTGCAAGAAATCAGGGAGTCGGAGGATTGGTTCTGGCTCAATCCGGTGTGAACTCGGAAACACGCGAAGACGACGTCATCTTCAACGACCGCTTGATCCTCTCTCCGACATTGATCAACCAGCTTCAGCTATTTTTCGAGAAGGACTATAACCCCGCACGCAGTGTACTTGCTTCTCAAAAGATAGTTGTGGATGGCGCCTTTACAGGCGGAGGCGCTCAGGCCGATCTTCTGAACACTGAAAACAACCTCAAGATCAATGATATTGTCAGCCTGAATAAGGGGCGGCATTATGTAAAGTTTGGAGTGAACATTCCCAATCTAAGCCGAAGAGCCTGGGAGGACCACACCAATCAATTGGGCACATTCAGCTTCTCCAACCTGGCGGATGTCGCGGATGGTACCCCTTATTCCTTTACCCAACAGCAGGGACCGGGGAGAACTACATTCTGGTTTAACGAAATAGGCTCCTTTGTCCAGGATCAAGTCCAGCTTCGTCCTGACTTGCAGGTCTCTCTGGGGCTTCGATACGACTGGCAGACGTATTTCAAATCCATTCATGATTTCGCTCCACGTCTGTCTTTTGCCTATTCCATGAAAAAGCACAAGATGGTTATCCGCGGGGGAAGCGGACTCTTCTATGATCGCTCGGGTGCCCCGGCGATTGCCGATCTCAAGCGATATAACGACATAATTGTCCGTTCTTACACTCTTCTCAATTCTGCATACCCCGATCCGCTTCCTCTGAACACACCTGTCTCCAGTATTCCTACCAATCTTGTACAGGAGGCCCCGAACACACACATGCCCTATACCGCGCACTACAGTTTCGGAGCAGAACGTCAGCTCGGCAGAGGTTTGACCCTGGCTGTAACGTACCGCGGCTTGCTTGGAGTAGGTTTGTTTCGCTCCAGAGATGTAAATGCCCCACTTCCACCCTTTTACTCGGTAAGGCCGAACTTGGAATTAGGGGTAGTGCGCCAGATAGAGGCAGAGGGGCGGCAGGTTGGCAATGCCCTGGATGTCACGTTGAACGGTAACATCTCACGCTGGTTCTCAGGGATGGCGCAGTACACCTTTAGCCGGACGAATAACAATACTGGGGGCATCGCATGGTTTCCGGCCAATCAGTATGATCTCACCGGAGAGTACAGCCGGGCAGACTTCGATCAGCGTCACCGCTTTAACCTATTGGGAACCTTCAATGACGACCATTGGTTGAACCTGGGCATTGGGGCCAAGCTGTACTCGGGCACTCCGTACACGGAGACCTCGGGGATCGATATCTTCAACACCGGAATACTCAATGCCCGTCCAGCCGGCATTAAGCGAAACAGTCTGGAGGCGGCCGGGAATCTTGAGCTGGATTTGCGTTGGAGCAGGGATTTTGTTTTGCCTGGCGGAAAGAAAGAGAAATCTCCAGTGTTTTCTTTCGCTGTCGATGGATTCAATGTGACGAACCATACCAACTTCACTTCGTATGTTGGCAACATCCAATCAGCTTTCTTTGAGCAACCGACAGCCGCACTTCCGGCTCGAAGATTGCAATTCAGCGCACATGTCAAATTTTGA
- a CDS encoding TonB-dependent receptor, producing MKKLLFLFLLSVLPLMAQTDRATMTGTVTDPSGRRVVGANLVITSDSTGLARPTKTNEAGVYTLSSLITGTYMVSIQAEGFAPFVVEDVTLDVGQTRTLDAKLSVAGAVTQVEVSDSGLSKSSAEIGGVVHGKQAQDLSLNGRSFVGLVSLVPGAIDSGTGTQQDVRFAGLSDEDNTWHLDGVDNSGINHQYQKVDLHLQVSTEAIAEFRANGVAYSADQGGSVGGQIEVVSKTGGSQFHGAAWEFIRNNYFDATPWGAAGFLPALRRNNFGANLGGPILKGKLFFFANYEAVHEILNTPITGTVPSASYRTQVAALQPVLAPLINAYPLGQTPLSSVSATFNGTGRQVTREDSGLIRADYHVSDRMSAFVRFNTDHYTQTAPDGLPPSTGFSNLNTPNATIGIQNTFTPKFFNDFRFGFNRAEFLQGQTTPFAFALQITPFTNIGDPSGSIRNDNSFTTLDDATFLFGKHTIKAGVTVRRVQENKSSPSSPDDTLEYTNTTTFLQNLIDTDTYNGTVPLTGQRMTEYFGYVLDQYKVSSTLNLNVGLRYEYFGVNHEVLGRGISVDPLNCPNVICPSSIGWYSPNLLDLSPRISAAWSPEMFHGKTVIRTGFGIYYGFGQFGGLSAPISNLTSEKYTLTQAQIPGLSYPVAPAQAAASGSSSPSGAPINRRDTAVDEWTLSVQQEVANQTIFQLAYFGTSVSHAFSDTTLNGLNPATGKRPYAGFSTIDYRGTFDHASTNGLQTSLQRNLRGGSSISANYEWSHSIDDGGIGGGEADGPQNVACPRCERASSDQDMRSYFSASGIWQLPFGKGRKYFNTSSRTADLFFGGWQLSSIASARSGLPLNITLSRSTGALPDGLNKNQRPNLVPGQSIYPKNKSPQNWLNYAAFSAPANGTWGNLGRNAARGPRHWQIDPALSKRFAITNRIGTTFRAEAFNVFNHAEYGKPVVNWASNDNFGVILTPYNSNTAGSGGPRDLQFSLKVDF from the coding sequence ATGAAGAAGCTGTTATTTTTGTTTCTGCTGTCGGTCCTGCCGCTCATGGCACAGACAGACCGAGCTACCATGACGGGGACGGTCACGGATCCATCCGGACGTAGGGTTGTGGGTGCGAACCTGGTCATAACGTCAGATAGCACCGGTCTCGCTCGTCCCACAAAGACGAACGAGGCCGGAGTCTATACCCTGAGTTCCTTGATTACCGGTACTTATATGGTAAGCATTCAAGCGGAGGGTTTCGCTCCCTTTGTCGTCGAGGATGTGACGCTCGACGTAGGCCAGACTCGTACGCTCGATGCGAAGTTATCCGTGGCGGGTGCTGTAACTCAGGTAGAGGTCTCTGACTCGGGACTGTCAAAATCTTCCGCCGAGATCGGCGGCGTCGTACATGGCAAGCAGGCCCAGGACCTCTCCCTCAACGGGCGGAGCTTTGTAGGCCTTGTCTCCCTGGTTCCCGGAGCGATTGACTCGGGAACGGGGACCCAGCAGGATGTGAGGTTTGCAGGGTTGTCCGATGAAGACAATACCTGGCATCTGGATGGTGTCGATAACTCTGGTATCAATCACCAGTATCAGAAGGTCGATCTTCATCTTCAGGTCTCTACGGAAGCTATCGCAGAGTTCCGCGCGAATGGTGTGGCGTACAGCGCCGACCAGGGTGGTTCGGTTGGTGGTCAGATCGAGGTTGTTTCAAAGACCGGCGGCTCTCAATTTCATGGAGCAGCGTGGGAGTTTATCCGCAACAATTATTTCGATGCAACACCGTGGGGAGCGGCTGGCTTCCTGCCAGCACTACGCCGGAACAACTTCGGCGCGAATCTCGGCGGCCCAATCCTGAAGGGGAAGCTGTTCTTCTTCGCGAACTACGAAGCAGTGCATGAGATTCTCAACACCCCTATTACCGGCACAGTCCCCAGCGCGAGCTACCGCACCCAAGTGGCGGCACTACAGCCGGTGCTTGCTCCTCTGATCAATGCCTATCCTCTGGGGCAGACCCCCCTCAGCTCGGTTAGCGCAACCTTCAATGGAACGGGCAGACAGGTTACGCGCGAAGATTCAGGTTTGATCCGGGCCGATTACCATGTCAGCGACAGGATGAGCGCTTTTGTTCGTTTCAACACCGATCATTACACCCAAACTGCCCCGGATGGCCTTCCACCTTCGACAGGATTCAGCAATCTGAACACTCCCAATGCCACGATTGGAATTCAGAACACATTCACTCCAAAGTTCTTCAACGACTTCCGTTTTGGCTTCAATCGCGCTGAATTCCTACAAGGTCAAACCACACCGTTTGCATTTGCGTTGCAGATTACACCCTTCACCAATATTGGTGATCCTAGCGGTTCGATCCGTAACGATAATTCCTTCACGACCCTTGACGATGCAACCTTCCTCTTCGGAAAGCACACCATCAAGGCGGGTGTGACGGTACGGCGCGTCCAGGAAAATAAGTCGTCCCCGAGCAGCCCCGACGACACGTTGGAATACACCAATACGACCACTTTCCTGCAAAATCTTATCGATACAGATACCTATAACGGCACGGTTCCTCTTACGGGGCAGCGCATGACAGAATATTTTGGTTATGTTCTGGATCAGTACAAAGTAAGCTCGACGCTGAATTTGAATGTGGGCTTACGTTATGAGTATTTTGGTGTCAATCACGAGGTGCTTGGGCGTGGCATCAGCGTAGATCCGCTCAACTGCCCGAATGTGATTTGCCCGAGCTCCATTGGATGGTACAGCCCGAACCTGCTCGATCTCTCTCCTCGCATCAGTGCCGCCTGGTCTCCTGAGATGTTCCACGGCAAAACGGTGATTCGCACGGGATTTGGCATCTACTATGGCTTTGGGCAGTTCGGCGGTCTGAGCGCTCCAATCTCCAACCTTACCTCCGAAAAATATACCCTGACACAAGCCCAGATCCCTGGTCTTAGCTATCCTGTCGCGCCGGCTCAGGCCGCGGCGAGCGGCAGTTCGAGCCCCTCTGGGGCTCCCATCAATCGCAGAGACACAGCAGTAGACGAATGGACTCTTTCCGTTCAGCAGGAAGTAGCAAACCAGACGATCTTCCAACTGGCCTACTTCGGAACAAGTGTGTCGCACGCCTTCTCCGACACAACCTTGAACGGGCTTAACCCGGCTACCGGAAAGCGTCCTTATGCTGGCTTTTCGACGATCGATTATCGGGGAACCTTCGATCATGCAAGCACAAATGGCCTGCAGACGAGTCTTCAACGGAATCTTCGCGGAGGTTCATCGATCTCGGCAAACTATGAGTGGTCTCATTCCATCGACGATGGTGGCATCGGTGGTGGCGAAGCGGACGGCCCACAAAATGTCGCCTGCCCGCGCTGCGAGCGAGCTTCGAGCGATCAGGATATGCGCTCTTATTTTTCGGCTAGTGGCATCTGGCAGCTTCCATTTGGAAAGGGACGCAAGTACTTCAATACCAGTTCGAGGACTGCAGATCTATTCTTCGGAGGTTGGCAGTTGAGCAGTATCGCTTCAGCGAGAAGCGGTCTTCCTCTCAATATCACCCTTAGCCGTAGCACAGGTGCGCTGCCGGATGGATTGAACAAAAATCAACGCCCGAATCTGGTGCCTGGCCAATCCATTTATCCGAAGAACAAATCGCCACAGAATTGGTTGAACTATGCAGCCTTCTCGGCTCCGGCAAACGGTACCTGGGGGAACCTGGGCCGCAATGCAGCTCGTGGACCGAGGCATTGGCAGATCGATCCTGCTCTCAGCAAACGTTTTGCAATCACAAACAGAATCGGTACTACCTTCCGTGCCGAGGCCTTCAACGTCTTCAATCATGCAGAGTACGGTAAGCCTGTTGTGAATTGGGCATCCAACGATAACTTCGGCGTGATCCTCACGCCGTATAACTCAAATACCGCTGGATCCGGCGGGCCGCGCGATCTGCAATTTAGCCTGAAGGTCGATTTCTAA